One Chitinophaga sp. H8 DNA window includes the following coding sequences:
- a CDS encoding geranylgeranylglyceryl/heptaprenylglyceryl phosphate synthase — MYKKIYNSIIERKAKGVKSFAVLIDPDKVTPAGIVDVAAKCTAAKVDYIFLGGSLVITQHLDECVQQLKSCCDIPVILFPGSPSQVSPFADSLLYLSLISGRNPELLIGQHVVSAAVVKKSGLEVISTGYMVIDGGAPTTVSYISNASPIPADKDDIALCTAMAGEMLGMKVIFMDAGSGARKPITESMISRVSSMVEIPIIVGGGIKDAEKAYLNCKAGADIIVVGNAIEKDLSLIKEIADAVHSVPVNA; from the coding sequence ATGTATAAAAAAATATACAATTCCATTATCGAAAGAAAGGCAAAAGGTGTAAAATCATTCGCAGTTCTGATTGATCCGGACAAGGTAACACCTGCTGGAATCGTTGATGTGGCCGCAAAATGCACTGCTGCCAAGGTGGATTACATCTTTTTGGGAGGGAGTCTTGTGATTACCCAACATCTGGATGAATGTGTGCAACAACTGAAAAGCTGTTGTGACATTCCTGTTATATTATTTCCCGGAAGCCCCTCACAGGTTTCCCCTTTTGCAGATTCCCTGCTCTACCTGTCACTCATTTCCGGCAGAAATCCGGAATTACTGATCGGTCAGCATGTGGTATCTGCTGCGGTAGTGAAAAAAAGCGGTCTGGAAGTGATTTCTACCGGTTATATGGTGATAGACGGTGGTGCCCCTACTACTGTATCTTATATTAGTAATGCTTCTCCCATTCCTGCGGATAAAGACGATATCGCACTTTGTACGGCCATGGCAGGCGAAATGCTGGGTATGAAAGTGATTTTTATGGATGCCGGCAGTGGTGCCCGTAAACCCATTACTGAAAGCATGATCAGCCGGGTATCCAGCATGGTGGAAATACCTATTATCGTAGGGGGAGGAATCAAAGATGCTGAAAAAGCTTACCTCAATTGTAAAGCCGGAGCCGATATCATTGTAGTTGGCAACGCGATTGAAAAAGACCTTTCTCTGATCAAGGAGATCGCAGACGCGGTACATTCTGTACCCGTTAATGCATAA
- a CDS encoding vitamin B12-dependent ribonucleotide reductase: protein MKNPVNKQGGLAFSRQFTKEGVSPYEQFEYELRSSVIRNPGGDVVFEMNNVEVPKAWSQIATDILAQKYFRKAGVPQEDGSLGRETSVKQVVHRMANCWRAWGERYNYFASAKDAQVFYEELSYCMLNQACVPNSPQWFNSGLYESYGIKGKPQGHYYVDPKSGQLEKSTSAYERPQPHACFILSVNDDLVNDGGIMDLWMREARIFKYGSGVGTNFSHIRGEGEKLSGGGTSSGLMSFLKIGDRAAGAIKSGGTTRRAAKMVCLDLDHPEVMDFINWKVEEEKKVGALIAAGYSSDYEGEAYRTVSGQNSNNSVRIPNSFFHRLEEDGEWELKARTNGKTMKTVKAKELWDQISYAAWRCADPGTQYDTTINEWHTCPQGGRINASNPCSEYMFLDNTACNLASVNLRQFFREEDNSFDVSGFEYTVRLWTVVLEVSVLMAQFPSKEVAQLSYEYRTLGLGFANLGSMLMVSGIAYDSEEARGIAGAITAIMTGVAYKTSAEMAAHLGAFPRYADNKEDMLRVMRNHRAAAYDAAEAYEGIEIKPQGINARYCPDYLLKAATKAWDDAVKMGEKHGYRNAQATVIAPTGTIGLVMDCDTTGVEPDFALVKFKKLSGGGYFKIINQSIPTALKNLGYNAHEMKAIVDYAKGTGSFAGAPYINHQTLSEKGFIAEELKKLDAAVASSFDISFVFNVYTLGEECLQRLGFQPEQYFSMEFSLLHALGFSDDQMDAANDYVCGTMTVEGAPYLKEEHLPVFDCANKCGKKGERYIHAHGHIRMMAATQPFISGAISKTINLPNEATVEEIADAYKLSWELGLKACALYRDGSKLSQPLSNKSDKKKKADASTEAAATEQTQIIDLNELTIDELLEEVNKRMLASPDTTLMRQLSRIVERKSLPAKRGGFTQKAKVGGQAIFLRTGEYNDGTLGEIFIDLAKEGSTLRSLMNCFAIAVSVGLQYGVPLSEFVDKFVFTRFEPAGMVDHPNIKSATSLIDYIFRVLGYEYLGRTDLVHILDAPGNTGEEEEDEEVIKPTLSNVRVTVLTGGNTSAASKPVKQQPVAAHNSENSTQDYMRSMQSDAPACNTCGHITVRSGTCYKCLNCGNSMGCS, encoded by the coding sequence ATGAAAAATCCAGTCAATAAGCAAGGCGGCCTCGCATTTTCCCGCCAGTTTACTAAAGAAGGTGTTAGTCCTTATGAGCAATTTGAATATGAGTTACGTTCGTCGGTGATCCGTAATCCGGGAGGGGATGTGGTGTTTGAGATGAACAATGTGGAGGTGCCTAAAGCATGGTCGCAGATAGCCACAGATATACTTGCCCAAAAATATTTCCGGAAAGCCGGCGTACCCCAGGAAGATGGTTCTCTTGGAAGAGAAACTTCCGTAAAACAGGTGGTGCACCGGATGGCCAATTGTTGGAGAGCATGGGGAGAACGATATAATTATTTTGCTTCTGCAAAAGATGCACAGGTATTTTATGAGGAGTTGTCTTATTGTATGCTGAACCAGGCCTGTGTACCTAATTCCCCACAATGGTTCAATTCGGGATTGTACGAGAGTTATGGCATTAAAGGGAAGCCACAGGGGCACTACTATGTAGACCCCAAAAGCGGCCAGCTGGAAAAATCTACTTCGGCCTATGAACGTCCGCAACCACATGCCTGTTTTATATTAAGTGTAAATGATGACCTGGTAAACGATGGTGGTATTATGGACCTTTGGATGCGGGAAGCGCGCATCTTCAAATACGGATCGGGCGTTGGTACCAACTTCTCCCATATCCGCGGGGAAGGTGAAAAGCTGAGTGGTGGCGGCACTTCCAGTGGATTGATGAGTTTCCTGAAAATCGGGGACCGCGCAGCAGGCGCTATTAAATCAGGTGGTACTACCCGCCGGGCTGCTAAAATGGTATGCCTGGACCTGGACCATCCGGAAGTGATGGACTTTATTAACTGGAAGGTAGAAGAGGAAAAGAAAGTAGGTGCTCTCATCGCAGCAGGTTATTCATCCGACTATGAAGGGGAAGCTTATCGCACCGTATCTGGTCAGAACTCCAATAATTCCGTTCGTATTCCTAACAGTTTCTTCCATCGCCTGGAAGAAGACGGCGAATGGGAACTGAAAGCCCGTACTAATGGTAAAACCATGAAAACGGTAAAGGCGAAAGAATTGTGGGATCAGATTTCCTACGCAGCCTGGCGTTGTGCAGATCCGGGTACCCAATATGATACTACTATTAATGAGTGGCATACCTGCCCACAGGGCGGGCGTATCAATGCCTCCAATCCTTGTTCGGAGTATATGTTCCTGGACAATACCGCCTGTAATCTGGCATCTGTGAACCTGCGGCAGTTTTTCCGGGAAGAAGATAATTCTTTTGATGTGAGCGGCTTTGAGTATACCGTTCGCCTGTGGACCGTTGTACTGGAAGTATCTGTACTGATGGCACAGTTCCCTTCAAAAGAAGTAGCACAGCTGAGCTATGAATACCGTACACTGGGCCTTGGGTTTGCGAACCTGGGTTCTATGCTGATGGTAAGCGGTATTGCTTATGACAGTGAAGAAGCAAGAGGGATAGCAGGTGCTATTACCGCCATTATGACCGGTGTAGCCTATAAGACCTCTGCAGAGATGGCAGCACATCTGGGAGCTTTCCCACGGTACGCAGATAATAAGGAAGATATGCTGCGGGTGATGCGTAATCACCGGGCTGCAGCTTATGATGCCGCAGAAGCCTACGAGGGGATCGAAATAAAACCACAGGGTATTAATGCCCGCTATTGCCCGGATTATTTGCTCAAGGCAGCCACCAAAGCATGGGATGATGCGGTTAAAATGGGTGAAAAACATGGTTACCGTAATGCGCAGGCAACGGTAATTGCACCTACCGGCACTATCGGTCTGGTAATGGATTGTGATACTACCGGTGTAGAACCTGACTTTGCGCTGGTGAAGTTTAAGAAACTTTCCGGAGGTGGTTATTTCAAGATCATCAACCAGAGTATCCCTACTGCATTAAAGAACCTGGGGTACAATGCGCATGAGATGAAAGCAATTGTGGATTATGCCAAAGGAACCGGCAGCTTTGCAGGAGCGCCTTATATTAATCATCAGACGCTGAGCGAAAAAGGATTTATTGCAGAAGAGCTGAAAAAGCTGGATGCTGCAGTAGCCTCTTCCTTTGATATTTCTTTTGTATTTAACGTATATACATTAGGGGAAGAGTGTTTGCAACGTCTGGGCTTCCAGCCGGAGCAATACTTCAGCATGGAATTCAGTTTACTCCATGCATTGGGCTTCAGCGACGATCAGATGGATGCCGCCAATGATTATGTATGTGGTACTATGACGGTAGAAGGCGCCCCTTACCTGAAAGAAGAGCACCTGCCTGTATTTGACTGTGCTAATAAATGCGGTAAGAAAGGAGAACGTTATATCCACGCACATGGTCATATCCGCATGATGGCAGCTACACAGCCATTTATTTCCGGTGCTATCTCCAAAACGATCAACCTGCCTAATGAGGCTACAGTAGAAGAAATTGCAGATGCCTATAAATTGAGCTGGGAATTGGGATTAAAAGCGTGTGCACTGTACCGTGATGGTTCCAAACTGAGCCAGCCGCTGAGTAATAAGAGTGATAAAAAGAAAAAAGCAGATGCCAGTACAGAGGCTGCTGCTACAGAGCAAACCCAGATTATTGACCTGAATGAGCTGACCATTGATGAATTGCTGGAAGAAGTGAACAAGCGTATGCTGGCCAGTCCGGATACTACTTTAATGCGGCAGTTGTCGCGCATTGTGGAAAGAAAGAGTTTACCTGCCAAGCGCGGCGGCTTTACACAAAAAGCGAAGGTAGGCGGACAAGCAATTTTCCTGCGTACGGGAGAATACAATGATGGTACACTGGGAGAAATATTTATTGACCTGGCAAAAGAAGGATCTACTTTGCGCAGTTTGATGAACTGCTTTGCCATCGCAGTGTCTGTAGGATTACAGTATGGGGTGCCACTCAGTGAATTTGTAGACAAATTTGTGTTTACACGCTTTGAGCCTGCCGGTATGGTGGATCATCCTAACATTAAATCTGCCACATCGTTAATTGATTATATTTTCAGGGTGCTGGGATATGAATACTTGGGCCGCACTGATCTGGTGCATATATTGGATGCACCTGGTAATACCGGAGAAGAGGAGGAAGATGAAGAAGTTATCAAGCCAACGTTATCAAACGTACGTGTAACAGTTTTGACAGGAGGTAATACCAGCGCGGCTTCCAAGCCAGTGAAACAACAACCGGTTGCAGCGCATAACAGTGAAAATAGTACACAGGATTACATGCGTAGTATGCAAAGTGATGCACCAGCCTGCAACACTTGTGGTCATATTACTGTACGTTCCGGCACTTGTTATAAATGCCTGAACTGTGGTAACAGCATGGGTTGTAGCTGA
- a CDS encoding diphthine--ammonia ligase: MKPAFMNWSSGKDACFALWQLQQQREYDIRYLFTTLNAAHKRVSMHGVRESLLDEQARQIGIPLKKAFLNEHAAMEEYNDLMRQQMAGMLAEDIRYAVFGDIFLEDLKQYREKQLAQAGLQGIFPLWQQNTRELAENIVSAGFKAIIVCVNTRHLDESFVGRIIDAGFLRDLPPHVDPCGENGEFHSFVFDGPLFKAPVKFIPGETVERTYPAINTSQKGETSQKAPATWDHRFYFKELLEV, translated from the coding sequence ATGAAACCTGCTTTTATGAACTGGAGTAGTGGCAAAGACGCTTGTTTTGCGCTTTGGCAATTGCAGCAACAACGGGAATACGATATCCGTTACCTGTTTACCACCCTGAATGCGGCACATAAGCGGGTATCTATGCATGGTGTCCGGGAATCACTGCTCGACGAACAGGCCCGGCAAATTGGTATTCCCCTGAAAAAGGCATTTTTGAACGAACATGCTGCTATGGAGGAATACAATGACCTGATGCGGCAACAGATGGCCGGCATGCTGGCCGAGGATATCCGTTATGCGGTATTTGGGGACATTTTCCTGGAAGACCTGAAACAATACCGGGAAAAGCAATTGGCACAGGCTGGTTTGCAAGGAATATTTCCTTTATGGCAGCAAAACACGCGTGAATTAGCTGAAAATATAGTATCTGCCGGATTTAAAGCGATTATAGTATGTGTAAATACCCGTCACCTGGATGAAAGTTTTGTAGGCCGGATCATAGACGCCGGCTTTCTGCGCGATTTACCTCCCCATGTAGATCCCTGTGGCGAAAATGGAGAATTCCATTCTTTTGTTTTTGATGGCCCCTTATTTAAAGCTCCGGTAAAATTTATACCAGGCGAAACAGTAGAACGCACCTATCCCGCCATCAATACCTCCCAGAAGGGGGAAACCTCACAAAAAGCACCTGCCACCTGGGATCACCGATTCTATTTTAAAGAATTGCTGGAAGTGTGA
- a CDS encoding YcxB family protein, whose product MHLEFSYNKEEVLNALRHHFMQRGEIKVFRNTLIILLLATLGGYVFHLVTPQALTGIAIMVVLLVLVFWYMLPISTYNKAATFKDNIQLQYSEEGMVISTGRSEYQRSISWNNFSRVVETKTFFFLYKDKKSFFLIPTSAFESEAEKRRFGHLLQQKVG is encoded by the coding sequence ATGCATTTAGAGTTCAGTTATAACAAGGAGGAAGTATTAAATGCATTGCGCCATCATTTTATGCAACGGGGCGAAATAAAAGTTTTCCGTAACACCCTTATTATCTTACTCTTAGCTACCCTTGGCGGGTATGTATTTCATTTAGTAACACCACAGGCATTAACAGGAATCGCTATCATGGTGGTACTGCTGGTACTGGTATTCTGGTACATGTTGCCCATTTCCACCTATAACAAAGCAGCCACCTTCAAGGATAATATACAACTCCAATATTCAGAGGAAGGGATGGTTATTTCTACAGGCCGTAGTGAATACCAGCGTTCTATCAGCTGGAATAATTTTTCCCGCGTGGTAGAAACCAAAACCTTTTTTTTCCTTTATAAGGATAAAAAATCCTTCTTTCTTATTCCCACTAGTGCTTTTGAATCAGAAGCAGAAAAGAGACGTTTCGGTCATTTATTACAACAAAAAGTAGGGTAA
- a CDS encoding SusD/RagB family nutrient-binding outer membrane lipoprotein, translated as MNKRLFKYSSIILLLGLVFAGCKDLEDMNHDPTKANSTPTSTLLSNAEKSAMDFLYNGLQNGRIGMPYAQYWAANDKANDSRYLLDEGINNSLWNSFYANTLRDLEEIIRLNRSHTAQEETANQIAIASILKVWIYQILTDCYGNIPFKSTMQVATNITPEYDDAKTIYTALIDTLQNQVKLLNVAQPSFKSGDIIYGGDVAKWKKLGSTLLLRMAIRMVDADQAKAKSIIEANYMNAISSNDDNAVFQYLNTAPNKFPYNDSERGLTEFFVSGTLVDYMKSVSDPRLPIFARLPADASITDYVGMPYGTDAANPNRKGQDKYSIPGKRIYAADMQGILVTYPEVAFILAEAAARGFSVGGDAATHYKNGVTASLNYWGITDQPAVDNYLTKVPYNAADWRNVIGSQKWLALYPQGFQGWFERTRLHFKKPGGADLFIAPVDPSLDQNVTVVPYRLTYPVSEQQQNKANYDAASQAIGGDTKGTKLWWNKF; from the coding sequence ATGAACAAACGACTTTTTAAATATAGCAGCATTATCTTACTACTTGGATTGGTGTTTGCCGGCTGTAAAGACCTGGAAGATATGAATCATGATCCCACCAAGGCCAATAGCACCCCCACATCAACATTGCTGAGCAATGCAGAAAAAAGCGCCATGGACTTTCTCTACAACGGGTTACAAAATGGCCGCATAGGGATGCCTTATGCGCAATATTGGGCAGCCAATGATAAAGCCAATGACAGCCGTTATCTCCTGGATGAAGGCATTAATAATTCCTTATGGAATTCCTTTTATGCCAATACGCTGCGCGACCTGGAAGAAATTATCCGGCTCAATAGATCACATACAGCACAGGAAGAAACAGCTAATCAGATTGCAATCGCTTCTATCCTGAAAGTATGGATATATCAGATCCTGACAGACTGCTATGGTAATATTCCTTTTAAATCTACCATGCAGGTAGCCACTAACATCACGCCTGAATATGATGATGCTAAAACAATCTATACGGCGTTAATAGATACTCTGCAAAACCAGGTAAAACTGCTGAATGTAGCACAACCTTCCTTTAAATCCGGTGATATTATTTATGGAGGAGATGTAGCCAAATGGAAAAAACTGGGTAGCACCCTGCTGTTAAGAATGGCGATACGTATGGTAGATGCAGACCAGGCCAAAGCCAAAAGTATCATTGAAGCCAATTACATGAATGCGATCAGCAGCAATGATGATAACGCTGTATTTCAATACCTGAATACAGCACCTAACAAGTTTCCATACAATGATTCTGAAAGAGGGTTGACAGAATTTTTTGTAAGTGGCACACTGGTAGATTATATGAAGAGTGTAAGTGATCCGCGGTTGCCAATATTTGCCCGGCTCCCTGCAGATGCCAGTATCACAGATTATGTAGGCATGCCTTATGGTACAGATGCTGCTAATCCCAATAGAAAAGGGCAGGATAAATATTCTATCCCCGGCAAAAGAATATACGCTGCTGATATGCAGGGTATCCTGGTTACCTACCCTGAAGTAGCCTTTATACTGGCCGAAGCTGCAGCCCGTGGGTTTAGCGTGGGGGGTGATGCGGCAACACATTACAAAAATGGGGTAACCGCTTCGTTAAACTATTGGGGGATCACTGACCAGCCTGCTGTTGATAATTACCTGACCAAGGTACCTTATAACGCAGCTGACTGGAGAAACGTGATCGGCTCGCAAAAATGGCTGGCATTATACCCGCAAGGTTTCCAGGGATGGTTTGAACGTACCCGCCTGCACTTCAAAAAACCTGGCGGAGCGGATCTCTTTATTGCACCTGTGGACCCCTCTCTTGATCAGAATGTAACAGTAGTTCCTTACCGCCTTACTTATCCGGTGAGTGAACAGCAGCAAAATAAAGCCAATTATGATGCGGCATCACAGGCTATAGGTGGTGATACCAAAGGCACCAAACTATGGTGGAATAAGTTTTAA
- a CDS encoding SusC/RagA family TonB-linked outer membrane protein — MRNHVLAWLGLCCAFSCLSNSSNASTPANPSLFLPALSDKESQLNNWSAASLQQDTTVKPATATPVVIKPASGNKDTTVPAAQKTTAAPVIIKPASGDASGKAKQDTTPAARPDTSAKPAQDTSAKPKNDTALILPPDSASLKQDIGKFALKGLVKDPGGTPVPGAMVKNKTTKETVPTDVDGKFSIKAGMRDTILIAAPTFSEQAIVVENREPLTIDLASANATKKTLSEVVVTALGIKKNTRSVGYAIQEVSGNAVQEAKETNFVNSLSGKVAGLQVNTNTGSMGGSSKVTIRGTKSILGNNNALFVVDGVPIINNSTNSAGQQTGGGGYDYGSPIQDLNPEDMSSISVLKGAAATALYGSRGANGVVLISTKKGPDTEKGLGITYSINAQMDQVAVLPKYQNQYGGGYSTAFDTLYYNQHPEGFLNEQSATYDDNNGKGRYDLMPQYYADESWGPKLDGKLVRHYWSWDKGKNNPNFGQTAPWSAHPNNVKDFYKTGFTLTNNISMSGSNDNGSFRLSYGNMKQNFVLPNADLGRNNVSFNGNYRLAKNLNAVAGINYSILKANARPGTGFTGPNATLQFTMFGQRQLDNEMQKRYAYADGSQLTWNRKAWNDPTVNFSNGPYWNRYMDYETDSRTRTYGFAGLDYEVSDWLNLSGRVFMDDYSTLEEERTAQDYLLGAYIKRVRSSREMNYQFTANAKKNFGEDFLFNASLGGNVMHRKWSTTGGSTVGGLIVPGTYNLNNSLQTAIPIDEYFEKQINSAFATASLGYKNLLFLDLTGRSDWSSTIAKNNNPYFYPSASLSFVFSDLLKEWKWLEFGKLRGSVAAVGNDTDPYKIYDSYNFLQPFGSNPLTTVPDARNNIALKAERTNEYEVGTELKFLDNHIGLDVAYYNRTTKDQIIALPVPAPTGYTAILVNGGSVQNQGFEIGLSLNPIRLKNGFRWDINANLARNRNKLLNMNIDQYEKALDAITLGTDRRTNKVSITAQVGESLGTIMGTDYVYDNNGNRVVGADGFYKVTDKVVKIGNVNPDFIGGITNSFSYKGIYLSALVDFQQGGDFFSYTNLYGNRSGLLYTSAENGIRENGIIVPGVTEDGKPNTTSIAARPHFDQNGGNRISKANLYDASYIYLREVKLGYNIPESVYKKIGAQTARLSLYGRNLWLIKSNAPNVDPSNITNSDGNVQGLEGGALPSLRSFGVNLNISF; from the coding sequence ATGAGAAACCATGTACTAGCCTGGTTAGGGCTGTGCTGTGCCTTTTCCTGCCTGTCAAACAGCAGTAACGCCAGTACCCCCGCCAACCCATCCCTCTTCCTGCCAGCTTTAAGTGATAAGGAAAGCCAGTTAAACAACTGGTCAGCTGCCAGCCTGCAGCAGGACACGACTGTAAAACCTGCTACTGCCACTCCTGTAGTGATTAAACCTGCCAGTGGCAATAAAGATACAACGGTACCTGCAGCGCAAAAAACCACCGCTGCTCCGGTAATCATCAAACCCGCCTCCGGAGATGCTTCCGGTAAAGCCAAACAGGATACTACGCCCGCTGCACGCCCGGATACCTCCGCTAAACCGGCACAGGACACCAGCGCTAAACCTAAAAACGATACTGCCCTGATCCTGCCTCCTGACTCCGCCAGCCTGAAACAGGATATCGGCAAATTTGCGCTGAAAGGCCTGGTGAAAGATCCTGGCGGTACACCTGTCCCTGGTGCCATGGTAAAAAATAAAACGACCAAAGAAACCGTGCCTACTGATGTAGACGGCAAATTCTCCATCAAAGCCGGTATGCGGGACACCATCCTGATCGCAGCGCCTACCTTTAGCGAGCAGGCTATAGTAGTGGAAAACAGAGAACCACTGACAATAGACCTGGCAAGTGCCAATGCTACCAAAAAAACACTGTCGGAAGTAGTAGTAACAGCCCTCGGTATTAAAAAGAATACCCGCTCCGTGGGCTATGCCATACAGGAAGTAAGTGGTAATGCGGTGCAGGAAGCCAAGGAAACCAACTTCGTGAATTCCCTGTCCGGTAAAGTGGCCGGATTACAGGTAAACACGAATACCGGTTCCATGGGAGGATCTTCTAAAGTAACTATCAGGGGTACCAAATCCATCCTGGGTAATAATAATGCCCTGTTTGTGGTGGATGGAGTGCCTATTATCAATAACTCTACCAACAGTGCCGGCCAGCAAACCGGTGGTGGTGGATATGACTACGGTAGTCCTATCCAGGATCTCAACCCCGAAGATATGTCCTCCATTTCCGTATTGAAAGGGGCTGCTGCTACCGCACTCTATGGTAGCCGGGGTGCCAACGGGGTAGTACTCATCTCTACCAAAAAAGGCCCCGATACAGAAAAGGGCCTGGGTATCACCTACAGTATCAATGCACAAATGGACCAGGTGGCCGTATTACCCAAATACCAGAACCAATATGGTGGTGGATACAGCACCGCATTTGATACCCTCTATTATAATCAACATCCGGAAGGATTCCTCAACGAACAAAGCGCCACTTACGACGATAATAACGGTAAGGGCAGATACGATCTGATGCCGCAATATTATGCGGATGAATCCTGGGGACCTAAACTGGATGGCAAACTTGTACGCCATTACTGGTCATGGGATAAGGGTAAAAACAATCCGAATTTTGGACAAACAGCGCCCTGGTCTGCACATCCCAACAATGTGAAGGATTTCTACAAAACAGGGTTTACCCTCACTAACAATATCTCCATGAGCGGCTCCAATGACAATGGCTCCTTCCGCCTGTCATATGGCAACATGAAACAAAATTTCGTATTACCCAATGCCGACCTGGGTCGTAATAATGTTTCCTTCAACGGTAACTACCGTCTCGCCAAAAACCTGAATGCAGTAGCGGGCATCAATTATAGTATACTCAAAGCCAATGCTCGTCCAGGTACAGGCTTCACCGGTCCAAATGCTACGTTGCAGTTTACCATGTTTGGACAACGCCAGCTGGATAATGAAATGCAAAAACGTTATGCCTACGCAGACGGGTCACAGCTCACCTGGAACCGTAAAGCCTGGAATGACCCTACGGTAAACTTCAGTAATGGTCCCTACTGGAACCGCTACATGGACTACGAAACGGATAGCCGTACCCGTACCTATGGCTTTGCTGGACTGGACTATGAAGTATCCGACTGGCTGAACTTAAGTGGCCGGGTATTCATGGACGACTATAGCACCCTGGAAGAAGAAAGAACAGCACAGGACTACCTCCTGGGCGCTTATATCAAACGTGTACGCAGCTCCAGGGAAATGAACTACCAGTTTACGGCTAATGCCAAAAAGAATTTTGGCGAAGACTTTTTATTCAACGCTAGCCTGGGTGGTAATGTGATGCACCGGAAATGGTCTACCACCGGCGGTAGTACTGTAGGCGGTCTGATCGTTCCGGGTACTTATAACCTGAACAACTCCCTGCAAACAGCGATTCCTATCGATGAGTATTTTGAAAAACAAATCAACTCCGCTTTCGCTACGGCTTCATTAGGATATAAGAACCTCTTGTTCCTGGACCTTACCGGCCGTTCCGACTGGAGCTCTACCATTGCTAAAAACAATAACCCTTATTTCTATCCATCTGCTTCCCTCTCTTTCGTGTTCTCTGATCTGCTGAAGGAATGGAAATGGCTGGAATTTGGTAAACTCAGAGGTAGTGTAGCTGCAGTAGGTAATGATACCGATCCTTATAAGATCTACGACTCTTATAACTTCCTGCAACCTTTTGGCAGCAACCCACTCACTACCGTTCCTGATGCAAGAAACAATATTGCATTGAAAGCAGAACGTACCAATGAATATGAAGTGGGTACAGAGTTGAAGTTCCTGGATAATCATATAGGCTTAGACGTTGCATACTATAATCGTACTACCAAAGACCAGATCATTGCATTGCCGGTACCTGCACCCACAGGCTACACAGCCATACTGGTAAATGGAGGTAGTGTACAAAACCAGGGTTTTGAAATAGGACTAAGCTTAAATCCCATCAGGCTTAAAAATGGTTTCCGCTGGGATATCAACGCCAACCTGGCCCGCAATCGCAACAAGCTGCTGAACATGAATATTGATCAGTATGAAAAAGCACTGGATGCAATCACACTGGGTACAGACCGCCGTACCAATAAAGTATCCATCACTGCCCAGGTAGGAGAATCACTGGGTACCATCATGGGTACAGACTATGTATATGATAATAATGGCAACAGAGTGGTAGGAGCGGATGGTTTCTACAAGGTAACAGACAAGGTAGTGAAGATTGGTAATGTAAACCCTGACTTTATAGGAGGTATTACCAACAGCTTCAGCTATAAAGGTATCTATCTGTCAGCACTGGTAGACTTCCAGCAGGGGGGCGACTTCTTCTCCTATACTAACCTGTACGGTAACCGGTCAGGGTTATTATATACTTCTGCTGAAAACGGTATCCGCGAAAACGGAATCATCGTACCAGGTGTAACAGAAGATGGTAAGCCTAATACTACTTCTATTGCAGCACGTCCACACTTTGATCAGAATGGTGGTAACCGCATCAGTAAAGCCAATCTGTATGATGCCAGCTACATCTATCTGCGTGAGGTAAAATTAGGATACAATATTCCGGAATCGGTATATAAAAAGATAGGCGCTCAAACGGCCCGCCTATCCTTATACGGCCGTAACCTTTGGCTGATAAAATCCAATGCACCTAATGTGGATCCGTCCAATATTACCAACTCTGATGGTAATGTACAAGGCCTGGAAGGTGGTGCCTTACCATCATTGCGCTCTTTTGGTGTTAACCTGAATATTTCATTCTAA
- a CDS encoding GNAT family N-acetyltransferase, with the protein MLNFRMIEYGSCEYHEMVQLRDIVLRKPLGLTFTTEYLQKEINDLLIGCFETDGTQTILRGCCILTPLDETTVQLRQMAVSPVLQGKGIGRDIIAFAEQQAITNGFNRLVMHARKEATGFYQKLGYEIYGQEFMEVGIAHYEMKKLLTATS; encoded by the coding sequence ATGCTGAATTTTCGTATGATCGAGTACGGTAGTTGTGAGTACCACGAAATGGTACAGTTGAGAGACATTGTATTACGTAAACCACTGGGGTTAACTTTTACTACGGAATATCTGCAAAAGGAAATCAACGATCTGTTAATTGGCTGTTTCGAAACAGATGGTACACAAACCATCCTGAGGGGCTGTTGTATACTTACACCGCTGGATGAAACTACGGTACAGTTGCGGCAAATGGCCGTATCACCTGTGCTACAGGGCAAGGGAATAGGCCGGGATATTATTGCATTTGCGGAACAGCAGGCCATCACCAATGGATTTAACAGGCTGGTAATGCATGCCCGCAAAGAGGCCACCGGATTTTATCAAAAGCTGGGATATGAAATCTATGGCCAGGAATTCATGGAAGTGGGCATCGCTCATTATGAAATGAAAAAGCTGTTAACCGCCACCAGCTAA